One Desulfovibrio fairfieldensis genomic window carries:
- the murI gene encoding glutamate racemase, translated as MKDASLLPVALFDSGVGGLTVLKALADRLPGEDLLYLGDTARLPYGTKGRETITRYTLLAARKLVDRGAKMLVVACNTATAAALPALREHFAPLPVVGVVEPGARAAARTSRNGEIVVIATEATITGGAYQQAITRIRPEAHVRGRACTLFVPMAEEGWMDGPLVEGIARRYLEDMFTPAVTAPRPDTLLLGCTHFPLLQAALQNVVGPQVRIVDSAATTAESVEEELTRLDLLRTDEHTGVRRFMTTDNRERFARTGGHFLGSPLKSADVELVDL; from the coding sequence ATGAAGGACGCTTCGCTGCTGCCCGTGGCCCTGTTTGATTCAGGCGTGGGCGGCCTTACTGTGCTCAAGGCCCTGGCCGACCGCCTGCCCGGCGAGGATCTGCTCTATCTGGGCGATACGGCCCGGCTGCCTTACGGCACCAAAGGCCGGGAGACCATCACCCGCTATACCCTGCTGGCCGCCCGGAAGCTGGTGGACAGAGGCGCGAAGATGCTGGTGGTGGCCTGCAATACCGCCACGGCGGCGGCCCTGCCCGCCCTGCGCGAGCATTTCGCGCCCCTGCCCGTGGTGGGCGTGGTGGAACCCGGCGCGCGGGCCGCGGCCCGGACCAGCCGTAACGGCGAAATCGTGGTCATCGCCACCGAGGCTACCATTACCGGCGGCGCATACCAGCAGGCTATCACACGCATCCGGCCCGAAGCCCATGTGCGGGGCCGGGCCTGCACCCTGTTCGTGCCCATGGCCGAGGAAGGCTGGATGGACGGCCCCCTGGTGGAGGGTATTGCCCGGCGCTATCTGGAGGATATGTTCACCCCGGCGGTCACCGCGCCGCGCCCGGACACCCTGCTGTTGGGCTGCACGCATTTTCCGCTTCTGCAGGCGGCCCTGCAAAACGTGGTGGGCCCGCAGGTGCGCATTGTGGATTCAGCGGCCACCACAGCCGAGAGTGTGGAGGAAGAACTGACGCGCCTGGACCTGCTGCGCACGGACGAGCATACCGGCGTCCGCCGCTTTATGACCACGGACAATCGGGAGCGTTTTGCCCGCACAGGCGGCCACTTTCTGGGCAGTCCGCTGAAAAGCGCGGATGTTGAACTTGTTGATTTGTAA
- a CDS encoding sulfite exporter TauE/SafE family protein — protein MYFPTAGIECSPFVPFAVALGVSFFTSMGGVSGAFLLLPFQMSVLGYVNPSVSATNQFFNVLACPAGVWRYWREGRLLWPLTLVVALGTLPGVFAGALIRINLLPDPRHFKIFAGLVLLYVAAKMLRDLLSRRRHPSGGTSRAASPAARLTTGGSCQVLFWNTRILAFSFQDQEYRISCRGIVLLSLIVGLVGGVYGIGGGAIMAPFLVSFFGLPVHAVAGASLFATFLTSVAGVGFYSLLAPLHPGLAVAPDWRLGLLLGLGGMAGMYLGARCQKHIPATALKYLLAGILLFTAARYLGQAL, from the coding sequence ATGTATTTTCCCACCGCCGGTATTGAATGCTCCCCCTTTGTTCCTTTTGCCGTGGCACTGGGTGTTTCCTTTTTCACCTCCATGGGCGGCGTTTCCGGCGCGTTTCTGCTTTTGCCGTTCCAGATGAGCGTGCTGGGCTACGTCAACCCCAGCGTCAGCGCCACCAACCAGTTTTTCAACGTGCTGGCCTGCCCCGCCGGGGTTTGGCGCTATTGGCGCGAAGGCCGTCTGCTCTGGCCTCTGACCCTGGTGGTGGCTCTGGGCACCCTGCCCGGCGTGTTCGCCGGAGCGCTCATCCGCATCAATCTGCTGCCTGATCCCCGCCACTTCAAAATCTTCGCAGGCCTGGTGCTGCTGTACGTGGCCGCGAAAATGCTGCGCGACCTGTTGTCCCGACGACGGCATCCGTCCGGCGGCACGAGCCGGGCCGCAAGCCCGGCGGCGCGGCTGACGACCGGGGGCAGTTGCCAGGTCCTGTTCTGGAACACCCGTATACTGGCTTTTAGCTTTCAGGACCAGGAATACCGCATTTCCTGCCGGGGCATTGTGCTGCTCAGCCTGATCGTGGGCCTGGTGGGCGGCGTATACGGCATCGGCGGCGGGGCCATCATGGCGCCCTTTCTGGTCTCCTTTTTCGGTCTGCCGGTTCACGCCGTGGCCGGGGCCTCGCTTTTCGCCACCTTTCTGACCTCCGTGGCCGGAGTCGGCTTTTACAGCCTGCTGGCCCCGCTCCATCCCGGCCTGGCTGTGGCCCCGGACTGGCGGCTGGGCCTCCTGCTGGGCCTGGGCGGCATGGCGGGCATGTATCTGGGCGCGCGCTGTCAGAAACACATCCCGGCCACGGCCCTGAAATATCTGCTGGCGGGCATTTTGCTCTTTACAGCAGCCCGCTATCTGGGCCAAGCTCTCTGA
- the hisH gene encoding imidazole glycerol phosphate synthase subunit HisH, with protein MLAILDYKAGNQTSVRRALEHLGIPCAVTADPALLESARGIIFPGVGAAGQAMRALNEAGLDAALRRAVAVGQPLLGVCLGCQILLERSEENDMPTLGLVPGVCRRFEDNLRQEDGSPAPVPHMGWNSLRAATPCRLLAGVEPTAEFYFVHGYYVEPDPALVIATTVYGREFCSLYGRDGLWAAQFHPEKSGRPGLALLRNFYEYCREARHAQ; from the coding sequence ATGCTGGCGATCCTGGACTACAAGGCGGGCAATCAGACGAGCGTCCGCCGTGCCCTGGAACATCTGGGCATTCCCTGCGCCGTCACGGCGGACCCGGCCCTGCTGGAAAGCGCGCGGGGCATCATTTTTCCCGGCGTGGGCGCTGCCGGGCAGGCCATGCGGGCCCTGAACGAGGCCGGGCTGGACGCGGCCCTGCGCCGTGCCGTGGCCGTGGGCCAGCCTCTGCTGGGCGTCTGCCTGGGCTGCCAGATCCTGCTGGAGCGCAGCGAGGAAAACGACATGCCCACCCTGGGCCTGGTGCCCGGCGTCTGCCGTCGTTTCGAGGACAATCTCCGGCAGGAGGACGGCAGTCCCGCGCCCGTGCCGCACATGGGCTGGAACAGCCTGCGCGCGGCAACGCCCTGCCGCCTGCTGGCGGGCGTGGAGCCCACGGCGGAATTCTATTTCGTGCACGGCTATTATGTGGAGCCGGACCCCGCCCTTGTCATCGCCACCACGGTTTACGGCCGGGAGTTCTGCTCCCTGTATGGCCGCGACGGGCTCTGGGCCGCGCAGTTCCATCCGGAAAAAAGCGGGCGGCCCGGCCTGGCCCTGCTGCGCAATTTTTACGAATACTGCCGGGAGGCGCGCCATGCTCAGTAA
- the hisF gene encoding imidazole glycerol phosphate synthase subunit HisF, with amino-acid sequence MLSKRVIPCLDVRNGRLTKGVKFAGNQDIGDPVESARRYYEEGADEIVFYDITASAEARGIFLDVVERVAEQIFIPFSVGGGIATVADMRAVLLAGAEKVSVNSAAVKNPRIISEGAEAFGSQAIVVGMDVLAVPVSEAIPSGYEIVIHGGRARMGLDALAWARRCQDLGAGELCVNSIDADGTKDGYELKLTRAIVDAVSIPVIASGGAGEPRHMYEAVSEGGASAALIASIVHYGEYSIRRCKEDMAARGAKVRLTW; translated from the coding sequence ATGCTCAGTAAACGGGTGATTCCCTGCCTGGACGTGCGCAACGGGCGGCTGACCAAGGGCGTGAAGTTCGCGGGCAACCAGGACATCGGCGACCCGGTGGAAAGCGCCCGGCGCTATTATGAGGAAGGGGCCGACGAAATCGTTTTTTACGACATCACGGCCTCGGCCGAGGCGCGCGGCATCTTTCTGGATGTGGTGGAGCGGGTGGCCGAGCAGATCTTTATCCCCTTCAGCGTGGGCGGCGGCATCGCCACCGTGGCGGACATGCGCGCCGTGCTCCTGGCCGGGGCGGAAAAGGTTTCGGTCAACTCCGCGGCGGTGAAGAATCCCCGCATCATCAGCGAGGGCGCGGAGGCCTTCGGCTCCCAGGCCATTGTGGTGGGCATGGACGTGCTGGCCGTGCCCGTGAGCGAGGCCATCCCTTCGGGCTATGAGATCGTGATCCACGGCGGCCGCGCCCGCATGGGCCTGGACGCCCTGGCCTGGGCCCGGCGCTGTCAGGATCTGGGCGCGGGCGAGCTCTGCGTCAATTCCATCGATGCCGACGGCACCAAGGACGGTTACGAGCTCAAGCTGACCCGCGCCATTGTGGACGCCGTGTCCATTCCGGTCATTGCCTCGGGCGGCGCGGGCGAACCCCGGCATATGTACGAAGCCGTGAGCGAGGGCGGCGCGTCGGCGGCCCTGATCGCCTCCATCGTGCATTACGGGGAGTACAGCATCCGCCGGTGCAAGGAAGATATGGCCGCCCGGGGAGCGAAGGTGCGGCTGACGTGGTAG